A region from the Agrococcus sp. SL85 genome encodes:
- a CDS encoding flotillin family protein: protein MDPFALLPTVGLIAAGALVVIVLVSIVIRRYRIAEPDEAIIVTGRRGRYIKDAAGQDIADLSGQKVVTGGGVFVLPFVQKAFVMELRSRRLLFNTTAQTKNGITIHAQAVAVIKVGGSEEMIRNAAQRFLSQQEEIESSTQEVLSGSLRGIIGQLTVLDIIHDRKALADAVLQAAEDALTKQGLVVDTLQIQEINDNQNYIANLGVPESAAVQRAAAIANTEAQKASEQASIEAKKQILEANRVLKLQEAAVQAETDKALAQASAAKPLEDAVQRQAIVQQEEITAQRETELKEQRLNAEVRKVADAESYRIQVTAEANAKARATEANADRTAREARAEASKAEGAAEASVTEARGNAQRTARIAAAEAAKAEGEAEAVATEARGRAEAASIGARGIAEGDAIAARAKALDENGQVVLAQELMKVLPQVAEAFAKAYASSSITVVSTDGTNRLTSDMVGNMASMTQMMKDATGIDLQQVINANAQGSAAGAAVARASDGRGGPPVPGPRSRPSRRCRRRPRADGPEAEARPRRAAGLRSAVMDPGSGSASRANGTPRHWATHPGAQSESLSTLMLVDRRVP, encoded by the coding sequence ATGGACCCCTTCGCCCTCCTGCCCACCGTCGGCCTCATCGCGGCGGGCGCGCTCGTCGTCATCGTGCTCGTCTCGATCGTCATCCGCCGCTACCGGATCGCCGAGCCCGACGAGGCGATCATCGTCACCGGCCGCCGCGGCCGGTACATCAAGGACGCCGCGGGCCAGGACATCGCCGACCTGTCGGGCCAGAAGGTCGTGACGGGCGGCGGCGTCTTCGTGCTGCCGTTCGTGCAGAAGGCCTTCGTCATGGAGCTGCGGTCGCGGCGCCTGCTCTTCAACACCACGGCGCAGACGAAGAACGGCATCACGATCCACGCGCAGGCGGTCGCCGTGATCAAGGTCGGCGGCAGCGAGGAGATGATCCGCAACGCCGCGCAGCGCTTCCTGTCGCAGCAGGAGGAGATCGAGTCGTCGACGCAGGAGGTGCTCTCGGGCTCGCTGCGCGGCATCATCGGGCAGCTCACCGTGCTCGACATCATCCACGACCGCAAGGCGCTCGCGGATGCGGTGCTCCAGGCGGCGGAGGATGCGCTGACGAAGCAGGGGCTCGTCGTCGACACCCTGCAGATCCAGGAGATCAACGACAACCAGAACTACATCGCCAACCTCGGCGTGCCCGAGTCGGCGGCCGTGCAGCGCGCGGCGGCGATCGCGAACACGGAGGCCCAGAAGGCGTCCGAGCAGGCGTCCATCGAGGCGAAGAAGCAGATCCTCGAGGCGAACCGCGTGCTGAAGCTGCAGGAGGCGGCCGTGCAGGCCGAGACCGACAAGGCGCTCGCGCAGGCCTCGGCGGCGAAGCCGCTCGAGGACGCCGTGCAGCGACAGGCGATCGTGCAGCAGGAGGAGATCACCGCGCAGCGCGAGACGGAGCTCAAGGAGCAGCGCCTGAACGCCGAGGTCCGCAAGGTCGCCGACGCCGAGTCGTACCGCATCCAGGTCACCGCGGAGGCGAACGCGAAGGCGCGGGCGACGGAGGCGAACGCCGACCGCACGGCGCGTGAGGCGCGCGCCGAGGCCTCGAAGGCCGAGGGCGCCGCGGAGGCCTCGGTCACCGAGGCCCGAGGCAACGCGCAGCGCACCGCGCGCATCGCAGCGGCAGAGGCCGCGAAGGCGGAGGGCGAGGCGGAGGCCGTGGCCACCGAGGCGCGCGGTCGCGCCGAGGCGGCGTCGATCGGCGCGCGAGGCATCGCGGAGGGCGACGCGATCGCCGCGCGCGCGAAGGCGCTCGACGAGAACGGCCAGGTCGTGCTCGCGCAGGAGCTCATGAAGGTGCTCCCGCAGGTGGCCGAGGCGTTCGCGAAGGCCTACGCCTCCTCGAGCATCACGGTGGTGTCGACGGACGGCACCAATCGCCTCACGAGCGACATGGTGGGCAACATGGCATCGATGACCCAGATGATGAAGGACGCCACGGGCATCGACCTGCAGCAGGTGATCAACGCCAACGCCCAGGGGAGCGCCGCGGGCGCCGCCGTCGCGCGCGCCTCCGACGGCCGGGGAGGGCCGCCGGTGCCGGGGCCGAGGAGTCGGCCGTCGCGGCGATGCCGGCGCCGTCCGAGGGCTGACGGACCGGAGGCGGAGGCCCGGCCGCGTCGCGCGGCCGGCCTCCGCTCAGCTGTGATGGATCCGGGTTCCGGCTCCGCTTCGCGAGCGAACGGTACACCCCGTCACTGGGCGACACACCCTGGTGCGCAATCGGAAAGTTTGTCTACTCTGATGCTTGTTGATCGTCGCGTGCCCTGA
- the ctlX gene encoding citrulline utilization hydrolase CtlX, which produces MSAVAPESVILVRALRFRPNPATAADNAFQAEPDAGETAAAVAAGALAEMDAVADALRAAGVTVHVFEDEDHTRPDSVFPNNWLSTHAGGMVAVYPMYASNRRHERRADVLEMLKSTYRVQVVVDYSGLEPDGIFLEGTGAMVLDHVSRVAYMARSHRADTHVLERFCTDFGYEPMVFDAVDSDGVPVYHTNVIACVGTDVALFALGMIPDARRREEVRERLAVHGRRVVELTEAQVREFAGNAVELVGRWPDGRRRTIMAMSGRARRSLTPEQVAIIEESCEIVAIDIPTIELAGGSVRCMIAGIHLDARPARTPELTDAVEAIAEEPETMDGAEAAAEPVPGVTVAG; this is translated from the coding sequence GTGAGCGCCGTCGCACCCGAATCCGTCATCCTCGTCCGCGCCCTGCGGTTCCGCCCCAATCCCGCGACCGCGGCCGACAACGCCTTCCAGGCCGAGCCGGATGCGGGCGAGACCGCAGCAGCCGTCGCCGCGGGCGCGCTCGCCGAGATGGACGCCGTCGCCGACGCGCTCCGCGCGGCGGGCGTCACCGTCCACGTCTTCGAGGACGAGGACCACACGCGCCCCGACAGCGTCTTCCCCAACAACTGGCTCTCGACCCACGCGGGCGGCATGGTCGCCGTCTACCCGATGTACGCCTCCAACCGCCGCCACGAGCGCCGCGCCGACGTGCTCGAGATGCTGAAGAGCACGTACCGGGTGCAGGTGGTCGTCGACTACTCCGGCCTCGAGCCCGACGGCATCTTCCTCGAGGGCACGGGCGCCATGGTGCTCGACCACGTCTCGCGCGTGGCCTACATGGCGCGCAGCCACCGCGCCGACACCCACGTGCTCGAGCGCTTCTGCACCGACTTCGGCTACGAGCCGATGGTCTTCGACGCCGTCGACTCGGACGGCGTGCCGGTCTACCACACGAACGTCATCGCCTGCGTGGGCACCGACGTCGCGCTCTTCGCGCTGGGGATGATCCCGGACGCGCGGCGCCGCGAGGAGGTGCGCGAGCGGCTGGCGGTGCACGGCCGCCGCGTCGTCGAGCTGACGGAGGCGCAGGTGCGGGAGTTCGCCGGCAACGCCGTGGAGCTCGTGGGCCGCTGGCCGGACGGCCGGCGTCGCACGATCATGGCGATGTCGGGGCGCGCGCGGCGCTCGCTGACCCCCGAGCAGGTGGCGATCATCGAGGAGTCGTGCGAGATCGTCGCGATCGACATCCCCACGATCGAGCTGGCGGGCGGCTCGGTGCGCTGCATGATCGCGGGCATCCACCTCGACGCGCGGCCGGCGCGCACCCCGGAGCTCACCGACGCGGTCGAGGCGATCGCCGAGGAGCCCGAGACGATGGACGGCGCGGAGGCCGCCGCGGAGCCCGTGCCCGGCGTGACCGTCGCGGGCTAG
- a CDS encoding VanZ family protein, whose protein sequence is MSRRAPSVGRRRPWAALLVLALAVQLVVLYLPSPPSTGAGVPHLDKLVHAAVFAAPALAAVLAGIRPRFVLLVLGAHALGSEVLQHLVLPERSGDPWDAVADLAGLVLGLWAGVRAAGAGGRAGREGRMR, encoded by the coding sequence GTGAGCCGCCGCGCACCGTCCGTCGGGCGCCGCCGGCCGTGGGCGGCGCTGCTCGTGCTCGCCCTCGCCGTGCAGCTCGTGGTGCTCTACCTGCCGTCGCCGCCGTCGACCGGCGCGGGCGTCCCGCACCTCGACAAGCTCGTGCACGCCGCCGTGTTCGCCGCGCCCGCGCTCGCGGCGGTGCTCGCGGGCATCCGCCCCCGGTTCGTGCTGCTGGTGCTGGGCGCGCACGCGCTCGGCTCCGAGGTGCTGCAGCACCTGGTGCTGCCGGAGCGCTCGGGCGACCCGTGGGATGCCGTGGCAGACCTGGCTGGGCTCGTGCTCGGGCTGTGGGCGGGCGTCCGCGCGGCCGGTGCCGGCGGCCGGGCCGGGCGCGAGGGGAGGATGCGCTGA
- a CDS encoding response regulator, with amino-acid sequence MVLDAEEGVEVVGEAADGLAAVELAARGCIDVLLMDVRMPGLDGIGATERITATGPLPRVLVLTTFDLDEHAYAALRAGASGFLLKDARPAELVAAIRAVHAGDAALAPTVTRRMLERFSAPPPARDDAALGALTPREREFLVAVAEGLTNDELAARFALSESTVKTHVGRLLRKLDARDRVQLVILAYELGLVGR; translated from the coding sequence ATGGTGCTCGACGCCGAGGAGGGCGTGGAGGTCGTGGGCGAGGCCGCGGACGGCCTCGCGGCCGTCGAGCTCGCGGCCCGCGGCTGCATCGACGTGCTGCTCATGGACGTGCGGATGCCGGGCCTCGACGGCATCGGCGCGACCGAGCGGATCACCGCGACCGGCCCGCTGCCGCGGGTGCTCGTGCTCACGACCTTCGACCTCGACGAGCACGCCTACGCGGCGCTGCGGGCCGGCGCGAGCGGGTTCCTGCTGAAGGACGCGAGGCCCGCGGAGCTCGTCGCCGCGATCCGCGCGGTGCACGCGGGCGACGCCGCGCTCGCCCCCACCGTGACCCGCCGCATGCTCGAGCGCTTCTCGGCGCCGCCTCCCGCGCGGGACGACGCGGCGCTCGGCGCCCTGACGCCCCGCGAGCGGGAGTTCCTGGTGGCGGTGGCGGAGGGGCTCACGAACGACGAGCTCGCCGCCCGCTTCGCGCTCTCGGAGTCGACGGTGAAGACGCACGTCGGTCGGCTGCTGCGCAAGCTCGACGCGCGCGACCGGGTGCAGCTCGTCATCCTCGCCTACGAGCTGGGGCTGGTCGGGCGGTGA
- a CDS encoding sensor histidine kinase translates to MSTAQGPAGDAGGSLPLPRPPGVVRRFGIAHPAAVDRMLAVAAALPTLAIGTIVAVVDDGMRLDGLWMVLGSVLAGVALLQRRRWPLAVVVACAVLSAIPSGVAAGAFLAIHVALYSVGAHARALLGWIGVAVAAAGSVVGAVVLQVLEPGMLGPVVSVNLLAIASFVVAMLLGTSVRARRAYVEALIARAHDIERGRDQQAQLAVAAERARIAREMHDVVSHGLTVMVTLAEGSAAQSARDADRAAETMRRVADTGRESLAEMRRLLGVLREPGGGGDRAPQPAAGDLQALVASFRDAGLPVRVTTSGAAIDDPALALTVHRIVQEALTNVLRHASDARHVSVVVERGPEAVRVEVLDDGAGAAGATTGAGRGIVGVRERAALFAGSVETGPRPSGGWRLAALLPAPGGAREEEGRP, encoded by the coding sequence GTGAGCACCGCGCAGGGACCCGCCGGCGACGCCGGCGGGTCCCTGCCGCTGCCTCGGCCGCCCGGCGTCGTCCGGCGCTTCGGCATCGCGCATCCGGCAGCCGTCGATCGGATGCTCGCGGTCGCGGCCGCGCTCCCGACGCTCGCGATCGGGACGATCGTCGCGGTCGTCGACGACGGGATGCGGCTCGACGGGCTCTGGATGGTGCTCGGCTCGGTGCTCGCGGGCGTCGCGCTCCTCCAGCGCCGCCGCTGGCCGCTCGCGGTCGTCGTCGCGTGCGCGGTGCTCTCGGCGATCCCGTCGGGCGTCGCCGCGGGCGCCTTCCTCGCGATTCACGTGGCCCTGTACTCGGTCGGCGCCCACGCCCGAGCCCTGCTGGGCTGGATCGGCGTCGCCGTCGCGGCCGCCGGCTCGGTCGTCGGCGCCGTCGTGCTGCAGGTGCTGGAGCCCGGCATGCTCGGGCCGGTCGTCTCGGTGAACCTGCTCGCGATCGCCTCGTTCGTCGTGGCGATGCTGCTCGGCACCTCGGTGCGCGCCCGGCGAGCGTACGTCGAGGCCCTCATCGCCCGCGCCCATGACATCGAGCGCGGCCGCGACCAGCAGGCGCAGCTCGCGGTGGCCGCCGAGCGCGCCCGGATCGCGCGCGAGATGCACGACGTCGTCAGCCACGGGCTCACCGTCATGGTGACGCTCGCCGAGGGCTCCGCGGCGCAGTCGGCGCGCGACGCCGACCGCGCCGCCGAGACCATGCGGCGCGTGGCCGACACGGGGCGCGAGTCGCTCGCCGAGATGCGGAGGCTCCTGGGCGTGCTGCGCGAGCCGGGCGGCGGCGGCGATCGTGCGCCGCAGCCCGCGGCCGGCGACCTCCAGGCGCTCGTCGCCTCGTTCCGCGACGCCGGCCTGCCGGTGCGGGTCACGACCTCCGGCGCCGCGATCGACGATCCGGCGCTCGCCCTCACCGTGCACCGCATCGTGCAGGAGGCGCTGACCAACGTGCTGCGGCACGCCTCCGACGCGCGCCACGTATCGGTCGTCGTCGAGCGCGGACCGGAGGCGGTGCGCGTCGAGGTGCTGGACGACGGCGCGGGCGCGGCCGGCGCGACGACGGGCGCGGGGCGGGGCATCGTCGGCGTGCGCGAGCGCGCCGCGCTGTTCGCCGGGTCGGTCGAGACCGGCCCCAGGCCGTCCGGCGGCTGGCGCCTCGCGGCGCTGCTGCCCGCGCCCGGCGGCGCGCGCGAGGAGGAGGGGCGGCCGTGA
- a CDS encoding ABC transporter permease, translating to MTIQTPAAHDARRTTFRETAHRVGFGGVLRSEWIKLTSVRSIGWAIAVAVVITAGVGALAAAATLGNAPEGAIESGAVQDLPVASFGASGLLVSQLVFAVLGVIAITGEYGSGQIRSSLTAVPRRLPVLGGKALVLGLIAFVASGLALAAGMAATVGVALLQGVELDAMQLDASVPFAVLGGAVYLALLTVFSLAVGALVRSGAGAIAIALGVLLVLPSVVGLIPLEWVQEAAPYLLPNAGLTVAMPGLEPGGDFWRALATTAAWPAVALLGAAAAMARRDA from the coding sequence ATGACCATCCAGACCCCTGCCGCGCACGACGCGCGGCGCACCACCTTCCGCGAGACCGCGCACCGGGTCGGCTTCGGCGGCGTCCTGCGCTCCGAGTGGATCAAGCTCACGAGCGTGCGCTCGATCGGCTGGGCCATCGCCGTCGCCGTCGTCATCACCGCCGGGGTCGGGGCGCTCGCCGCCGCCGCGACGCTCGGCAACGCGCCCGAGGGCGCGATCGAGTCGGGCGCGGTGCAGGACCTGCCGGTCGCGAGCTTCGGCGCGTCCGGCCTGCTCGTCTCGCAGCTCGTCTTCGCCGTGCTCGGCGTCATCGCGATCACGGGCGAGTACGGCAGCGGCCAGATCCGATCGAGCCTGACGGCCGTGCCGCGGCGGCTGCCGGTGCTCGGCGGCAAGGCGCTCGTGCTGGGCCTCATCGCCTTCGTGGCGAGCGGCCTGGCGCTCGCGGCGGGCATGGCCGCCACGGTCGGCGTCGCGCTGCTGCAGGGCGTCGAGCTCGACGCCATGCAGCTCGACGCGAGCGTGCCCTTCGCCGTGCTGGGCGGCGCGGTCTACCTGGCGCTCCTCACGGTCTTCTCGCTCGCGGTCGGCGCGCTCGTCCGCTCGGGCGCCGGCGCGATCGCGATCGCCCTGGGCGTGCTGCTCGTGCTGCCCTCGGTCGTCGGCCTCATCCCGCTCGAGTGGGTGCAGGAGGCCGCGCCGTACCTGCTGCCGAACGCGGGCCTGACCGTGGCCATGCCCGGGCTCGAGCCCGGGGGCGACTTCTGGCGCGCCCTCGCGACGACGGCCGCGTGGCCCGCCGTCGCGCTGCTCGGCGCCGCCGCGGCGATGGCTCGACGCGACGCGTAG